GAGAGTCTCTGTTGCAATGGCACTCCGGCGCTGTCCCCTATTTCCACCAATCTACAAAGCCCTTGCTGCTCGTTGACGGCTCACCTTTTCATTAAATTCTGTATCTTGTCCGTCGAGCCGGGATTCGTCATATTATCACTCCCTGAGGTATTCATACATATAGAGAGCATCGCAGCGTTCGTCCTCGCTAGGTAAAGACCAAACGCCATGGGAGACTGCACCCATCATTCCAGCAGTGTTCCGTTCCCCCAACGGCCAGTCGTTATCCTAGGTGCAGGAATTATAGGATGTGCGACGGCCagacagcttcttctcgacgGCTTCTCTGTGACCTTAGTGGCTGAATTCCTTCCCGGTGACCAAAACATATTTTATGCCTCAGCTTGGGCTGGAGCAGCATGGCATGCGGCGTCTGGTATTAGTGCCGATCACCGCTATATCCAGGCTGTTACCCACCGGCATTTATTGAAGATGGCGCGAGACGAGCCTGATTCTGGTGTCTGTGTCGTTGACGGCCGTGAATACGTCGAGCAACCTCCTCCCGAGAACTCTTCCGCTTGGGGAAAAACAGTACTTAATAAGGTATGAAGACCCTGGCGGATATAGTTGTCCTTGTCTAAAAAACGGCGCAGTTCCGTGATCTCAATCCGGGTGAATATCCTCCAAATTTCAATTGCGGGTGGGCTTACGAAACTGTCGTTACTGATCCCTCACGACACCTGCCCTGGCTCCGGGGAAAGATTATATCCCTCGGGGGCCAGTTCGTTCGCAAACGAGTTGAGTCTTTGGAGGAATTATACGCCATGTTTCCCGAATCGAGGATCTTCATTAATGCGAGCGGTATTGGAAGCAAGTATCTTACGGACGTGCGTGATGACAGATGCTTTCCTGAACGGGGCCAGAATGTGTTCTTCCGTACAAGCAACTGCCGAACTCTCTACTTTCGAAATGGCAAGGAGTACACATATATTATTCCTCGACCATTATCCCAAGGCGTGATCCTGGGAGGGGTCAAGCAAAGAGACACTCTGTAAGCTAGGAAACCTGCTTTGTGGCTCTTTTACTAACGACAGCAGGTCACCAGAAGTAGACATGGAGATTGCAAAGGACGAAATTGCCCGGGCGCATCGCCTTGCCCCGGAGATCGTACCCGCAGATCCGCCGGAAG
This sequence is a window from Aspergillus nidulans FGSC A4 chromosome IV. Protein-coding genes within it:
- a CDS encoding FAD-dependent oxidoreductase (transcript_id=CADANIAT00000267), which codes for MARDEPDSGVCVVDGREYVEQPPPENSSAWGKTVLNKFRDLNPGEYPPNFNCGWAYETVVTDPSRHLPWLRGKIISLGGQFVRKRVESLEELYAMFPESRIFINASGIGSKYLTDVRDDRCFPERGQNVFFRTSNCRTLYFRNGKEYTYIIPRPLSQGVILGGVKQRDTLSPEVDMEIAKDEIARAHRLAPEIVPADPPEESLSYIIGIRPSREGGFRLDSEKIGDRTVLSAYGFGGGGYAFSYGIADALVRMVEKAERDHIIW